CCGGTGTGTGTACGACCGGAAAATCAGTGGACTGCGCAACATGGAGGAACTGGCGGCCGAGCTGCCCAGCGAATCAGATGTGGAATATGCGGTGGCCAAGTACCTGGAGCGTTTCTCGAAGATCGCCTCCGATTCTCTGACCTGCGGCACAATTCTGACCTGGCTACAGCTGGACAATAAGGGCAGGCGACTACCGCTGGCGGATGGGGAGACTCAGAGGACTATCAACACACCTGCGGTGGGTGCCGCCTATGGAGTGAGGCGTTATCAGGCCCAAGCTCCGGACGAGATCAACATAGAGGTTGGCGACATGATTTCCGTAATCGATATGCCCAGTCCAGCAGAGTCAATTTGGTGGCGGGGCAAGAAGTCGCATCTCCAGAAGTCCCTCTACGAAGTGGGGTTTTTCCCGCAGTCCTGTGTGGCCACTATCGGCGATAAAGTGCCCAGAAATTTTCCAATGCCGGCTCCGCTAGTGGGTCACTTGGATGCCTCACCCACTAAGCCGGTGCTGCGTAAGCACGGCAAACTGATCGCTTTCTTCCGTTCCTTCATCCTGTCGCGACCATCACGTCGTCGCCTAAAACAAAGTGGAATTTACCGCGAGCGGGTCTTTAACTGTGACCTGTCAGAGCATCTGCTGAACAGCGGTCAGGACATACCCATGGTTCTCCGATCCTGTGCGGAATTCATCGAAAACTATGGCGTTATAGACGGAATATACCGGCTCTCCGGCATcacatccaacatccagcgGCTGAGGCGTGCCTTCGATGAGGAACGTGTGCCGGACTTGGGTAACCCTGAAATGAAGCAAGACATCCATGCAGTCAGTTCGCTGCTCAAGATGTACTTCCGCGAACTTCCAAATCCCCTGTGCACCTACCAATTGTACGACAATTTTGTAGAGGCCATTCAAGTAAAGGCCGACGAGGCGGACGAGCGGTTGCGACTTATGAAGGAGACGGTGCTCAAGCTGCCACCTCCACATTATCGGTAAGTGATTGAAATCTTTCATAAATGGgaaagaatttatttatttgttaacaTTGTCTTATTATCCTTGCAGAACCCTTAAATATTTGGCCGAGCACTTGTACAAGGTGTCGCAACACCACGAACGCACCGGAATGACGGATAAGAATCTGGCCATTGTTTGGGCGCCAAATTTACTGCGCTCACCTGCCCTTGAatcggggggcgtggctgctcTGCGCGGTGTTGGCGTGCAAGCTGTGGTCACCGAGTACCTGATACGGAATTGCCATAACATCTTCGACGCTCTGGACGATCATCCGGCGCGACAAAGCATGGTGGCGAGTGCTacggttgctgctgcaaatgcGGCTGGTGGTGAACTACGTCTGGAGTCACTTACCGATTGCGAAAGTCTGCTCGTGGAGCAGCGGGAGCAAGATCAATCCTTGGGCGTGGTGGAGCGTCCAAAGAGTCTGAGCACAGGTGGAGCCAAACTGATAAGCCTAGAAGAGGCCCAGGAAAGGCATTCGCGGGTAGAGGGTGCTGACCTCAAGCAGTCACTGCCCATTAGCATGTTGACCAGTGCTAGTAGCAACGCCGCCTCCAACATTGGCTCCTACATCGAAGTGGGCGGTGGTCCGTCCAGTTTGCCGGATAAATACCACACAGTGCTGTCGGCCCCGCGCAGCTGGCAGAAACGTAAGCCGGACAAGACGCCGTCTTGGAAGTCGATATTCACTCGAAGTCAAAGACAGGGTAATCCGGATCCTGGTCAGAAAATAACCACGGATGTCAAGGATCCAGTTGGTTCCCGCGTGAGCTTTGTGCAGGCATCACATGCTCACGCTAGCAAGGAACTGACCAAGCATGACAAGCCCAAATCTATTGAACTCCTGGAGACAACGAACAATGAACGCGATCCGAAACCAATGGACCTGTGCATACGTTCCAATTCAATTGATAGCCTGCGTACTGTGGGTCATTCGAGAAGTGTCTCACATGACTCTTACTTTGATTTGCTGCAGTCTCCGCAAAGAGGTCACATGACGACATGTCCGTCGCGGGAGCTTTCCGAGCTGGGTCTTAATTTTGACCGCGAAGAGCCGGAAATGCGTATCTTCTCAGAGAGCGAATCTCTGGTTAGCTCACCGCGCGTGGGCAAGGAGAATGTTCCACCTGCCACTGGTTGCGCCACTCGTCGCATTATGCGTGCTAGGCCTGAGGAGTTCTCGAGCCAGACGAATAGCGTCAATCCCAGCCCAAAGAAGCAGCCACGCCTCAATCTCCTATCACCCAGTTCGGCCAGAACGATCCCCCCACCACCTCCTTCGGCGCCTTGTACTGCATCTTCTTCCTGTGGACATGAATCCGGAGGAGCTGAAAACTGCTGTAAGCGTTACAAGCTGGAAGATCAGTTGTGCGACATTCAGTTCATTGACTGCGGAACTCCGGAAATTGTGCCCACCACTCAACAGCAGTTTGCCAGTGTTGAAGTGCACCCACCACCAAAGCCGGCGAGGGCAATCCAATCACCCATATCGTCATCGACTGGCGCATCTGCAGGTTCCTCCTCATCGTCAACCCGCTACAGCTATCCGTCAGTGCAGCTGGGGGCCAAGCGGAAAGAACAGCAGGATGCAAAGGAGCGTTTCAGCTACCAGGGAACCTTTACGCAGCCAGCAAAGAAGCAGGAGCCTTCAGCTCCAAGACCTGTGCGGTGAGTATACATGACATTGCACGGTTACTCAGTTCAAAAACGCAATTCAATCTATTTCTATTAACAGTGCCAACAACAGTGCTACTCTACGAAAACCTCGAGTGGAACCTGTCGAAGATGGTCAGATAAAACTCAATGTGCCTACTCCTACAACTCCTGCCCGCAGTCCCCGTTACTCCTTGTTGTTGTGCGACACCGAAAGTTCCGATAACAGTTCGGCGGTAAATACACCTCAATATGACATGGAACCCCTTATGCTGACATCGGCTTTGTCTGGCCTATCCGGTGTTTCATCCAAtgtacagcagcagcagctgcttttAAATGTGGATACGGCTAGCAGTTACCTAGGCAGCTCGCACGAGAGCTTGGGACAGCACGTAAGCaatcaaattgatttgttCCCAGTAGGGAATCATCGATTGATCAGGGATCTCCAAAATCCATAACTGACATTTACTCCTTGCAGATCAACAACCACCAAGATGCTGAACAGCGTGATATGAATGCCCTAAAACGGGAGCTATCTTTGGACCTTAA
This sequence is a window from Drosophila teissieri strain GT53w chromosome 2R, Prin_Dtei_1.1, whole genome shotgun sequence. Protein-coding genes within it:
- the LOC122615174 gene encoding GTPase-activating protein CdGAPr; its protein translation is MSDKVSTSLAAQLHSHALASAESGGVGGANGGPTVCHVSTDKDAQAPPLQFEMDAPAAAISAQLNFKIVPADSLPGLTYQDMFASMNTSQISNASTESSCSPPIQGAVPPPKPSRHMAVQPLNSKSCRFPKLEECAHFHYERVQLGPLSVQLLDDKSEHMGSSIASQSLGGDLPHSSLRSFSPDSCWFIIRVCPQRCEPFLIKRSFENMQLLDEMLHRCVYDRKISGLRNMEELAAELPSESDVEYAVAKYLERFSKIASDSLTCGTILTWLQLDNKGRRLPLADGETQRTINTPAVGAAYGVRRYQAQAPDEINIEVGDMISVIDMPSPAESIWWRGKKSHLQKSLYEVGFFPQSCVATIGDKVPRNFPMPAPLVGHLDASPTKPVLRKHGKLIAFFRSFILSRPSRRRLKQSGIYRERVFNCDLSEHLLNSGQDIPMVLRSCAEFIENYGVIDGIYRLSGITSNIQRLRRAFDEERVPDLGNPEMKQDIHAVSSLLKMYFRELPNPLCTYQLYDNFVEAIQVKADEADERLRLMKETVLKLPPPHYRTLKYLAEHLYKVSQHHERTGMTDKNLAIVWAPNLLRSPALESGGVAALRGVGVQAVVTEYLIRNCHNIFDALDDHPARQSMVASATVAAANAAGGELRLESLTDCESLLVEQREQDQSLGVVERPKSLSTGGAKLISLEEAQERHSRVEGADLKQSLPISMLTSASSNAASNIGSYIEVGGGPSSLPDKYHTVLSAPRSWQKRKPDKTPSWKSIFTRSQRQGNPDPGQKITTDVKDPVGSRVSFVQASHAHASKELTKHDKPKSIELLETTNNERDPKPMDLCIRSNSIDSLRTVGHSRSVSHDSYFDLLQSPQRGHMTTCPSRELSELGLNFDREEPEMRIFSESESLVSSPRVGKENVPPATGCATRRIMRARPEEFSSQTNSVNPSPKKQPRLNLLSPSSARTIPPPPPSAPCTASSSCGHESGGAENCCKRYKLEDQLCDIQFIDCGTPEIVPTTQQQFASVEVHPPPKPARAIQSPISSSTGASAGSSSSSTRYSYPSVQLGAKRKEQQDAKERFSYQGTFTQPAKKQEPSAPRPVRANNSATLRKPRVEPVEDGQIKLNVPTPTTPARSPRYSLLLCDTESSDNSSAVNTPQYDMEPLMLTSALSGLSGVSSNVQQQQLLLNVDTASSYLGSSHESLGQHINNHQDAEQRDMNALKRELSLDLNPLQPRLPQPTNRAATLPVKDQLQTAAVTMCSSPNNSNFTDNTSQSVTPSEFGYQHLQRQLSMHSLLATDESSPVYEDFEQTPVKMVPSPIKSTISITYKSPEKEKKPSAILETNFDENTVYEQVKLFRNSVTEVNQMLHERSSLKQIAEEEQHDGGAHKAAEMTQQLLQLEQGHHDHQEQQEKEPEDEEQSQLLYENIELRKPKTVYENLRGEEMKFITEEQKPNIDRIELDSLDSLPDNMEHEQSSPSKSPSFSVKELANKFESSPVEQLPNFDFSVRGGSMKKPNELSVPKAMPALVPLKKLNNSAQKITRSLDENAFVREFGGKQLQDLAVSNKLPEVMSEVNSRRKSFDFTRPKTLNPPKRLPGMSITEEICQKRGGELEPITPTTENRISLIQQNNMPKEQQSTANQFLPPAGRKNVLTGVVLDRERIDKIKEERRQQLTQKYYGDTLKSRSRTELNSEDNFPAAESLRIKSKSRGDMHALQKDIDMNLKQLSRVTGGGSECTLHMSLSQGNGQEQLGQQRVRRISDEKNQNCDTSNGGVSGITATSLLSVKTTAQKYGSTSKTPANKFERSQPMPRDRLQRNSLAESNAGTNNREKISPQFSIRDVTAMFESRSQNQ